From a single Nicotiana tomentosiformis chromosome 2, ASM39032v3, whole genome shotgun sequence genomic region:
- the LOC104086779 gene encoding uncharacterized protein, producing the protein MAIQRLLPLFFLLISSLTFLAQSRSDTNHVYSPCADAKVQKSDGFSFGIAFSSRTSFFLNSSVQLSPCDKRLSLSSANSQIAVFRPKVDEISLLTINTTNFFPDSYGGYMVAFAGRKYAARSLPAFVANNTFTVTSFTLVLEFKKGRLENLYWKRDGCSSCSGNSNFVCLNDQDCAIRTNNCKNRGGNVDCSLGIQLTFSGTDKHESVFNSWFEVKNLRQYSLYGLYSNLRSSLTDQYNKFF; encoded by the exons ATGGCGATTCAGAGGCTTTTACCACTATTCTTTCTACTAATCTCATCTCTGACCTTTTTAGCACAATCGCGCAGTGACACGAATCACGTGTACTCACCCTGCGCTGATGCAAAGGTGCAAAAATCAGATGGGTTTAGTTTTGGAATTGCATTTAGTTCAAGAACGTCATTTTTCCTCAACAGTTCAGTTCAGTTGTCTCCTTGCGATAAAAGGCTCTCTCTTTCATCAGCAAATTCTCAGATTGCTGTGTTCAGACCTAAAGTGGATGAGATCTCTCTCCTTACTATCAACACTACCAACTTTTTCCCT GATTCTTATGGAGGCTACATGGTTGCATTTGCTGGTCGGAAATATGCTGCTAGGTCTTTGCCTGCTTTTGTTGCTAATAATACATTCACTGTAACAAGCTTTACTCTG GTACTTGAATTCAAAAAGGGTAGGCTGGAAAACTTGTATTGGAAGAGAGATGGCTGCTCGTCTTGCTCAGGCAACTCTAACTTTGTGTGCCTCAACGATCAGGATTGTGCTATCAGGACTAACAACTGCAAGAATAGAGGTGGTAATGTTGATTGTAGCCTGGGGATACAACTTACATTTTCTGGCACTGATAAGCATGAATCTGTTTTCAATTCATGGTTTGAAGTGAAGAATCTTCGCCAGTACTCTCTTTATGGCCTATATTCCAATCTCAGGAGTTCTCTCAC